From Quercus lobata isolate SW786 chromosome 1, ValleyOak3.0 Primary Assembly, whole genome shotgun sequence, one genomic window encodes:
- the LOC115985752 gene encoding 18.5 kDa class I heat shock protein-like, producing the protein MSLIPSFFGSRRSNIFDPFSLEIWDPFKDFPFSSEPQFAKETSALVNTRVDWKETPEAHVFKADLPGLNKEEVKVEVEEDRVLQISGERKVEKEEKKDTWHRVERSSGKFLRRFRLPENAKMDEIKASMENGVLTVTVPKVEVKKPDVKSIEISS; encoded by the coding sequence ATGTCGCTGATTCCAAGCTTCTTTGGTAGCCGCCGAAGCAATATCTTCGATCCATTCTCGCTCGAGATTTGGGACCCATTTAAGGATTTTCCGTTCTCATCTGAACCTCAGTTTGCAAAAGAAACTTCTGCTTTGGTTAACACTCGCGTGGATTGGAAGGAGACCCCAGAAGCCCATGTGTTCAAAGCTGATCTTCCTGGGCTCAacaaagaggaagtgaaggttGAAGTTGAAGAAGACAGAGTGCTCCAAATAAGCGGAGAGAGGAAGGtggaaaaggaagagaagaaagacACGTGGCATAGAGTGGAGCGTAGCAGCGGTAAGTTCTTGAGGAGGTTTAGGCTTCCTGAGAATGCAAAGATGGATGAGATTAAGGCTTCCATGGAGAATGGTGTTCTCACTGTGACGGTCCCTAAGGTGGAGGTGAAGAAGCCTGATGTCAAATCCATTGAGATTTCTAGCTAA
- the LOC115985763 gene encoding 18.5 kDa class I heat shock protein-like: MSLIPSFFGSRRSNILDPFSLEIWDPFKDFPFSSESQFAKETSASVDTRVDWKETPEAHVFKADLPGLNKEEVKVEVEDDTVLQISGERKAEKKEKKDTWHRVERSSGKFLRRFRLPENAKMDQIKASMENGVLTVTVPKVEVKKPDVKSIEITG, encoded by the coding sequence ATGTCGCTGATTCCAAGCTTCTTTGGTAGCCGCCGAAGCAACATCTTGGATCCATTTTCGCTCGAGATTTGGGACCCATTTAAGGATTTCCCGTTCTCATCTGAATCTCAGTTTGCAAAAGAAACTTCTGCCTCGGTTGACACTCGTGTGGATTGGAAGGAGACCCCAGAAGCCCATGTGTTCAAAGCTGATCTTCCTGGGCTCAACAAAGAGGAGGTGAAGGTTGAAGTTGAAGATGACACAGTGCTGCAAATAAGCGGAGAGAGGAAGgcggagaagaaagagaagaaagacaCGTGGCATAGAGTGGAGCGTAGCAGCGGCAAATTCTTGAGGAGGTTTAGGCTTCCTGAGAATGCAAAGATGGATCAGATTAAGGCTTCAATGGAAAATGGTGTTCTCACTGTGACGGTTCCTAAGGTGGAGGTGAAGAAGCCTGATGTCAAGTCCATTGAGATTACTGGCTAA
- the LOC115993617 gene encoding 18.2 kDa class I heat shock protein-like produces MSLIPTFFGSRRSNISNQFSLEIWDPFKDFPFSSKSQFAKENSTLVNNRVDWKETRESHVFKADLPRLNKEEVKVEVEDDRVLQISEERKMEKEEKKDTWHRVERSSGKFLRRFRLPENAKMDQIKASMENGVLTVIVPKVEVKNPDVKSIEIFG; encoded by the coding sequence ATGTCGCTAATTCCAACCTTCTTTGGTAGCCGCCGAAGCAACATCTCAAACCAATTCTCACTCGAGATTTGGGACCCTTTTAAGGATTTTCCATTCTCATCAAAATCTCAGtttgcaaaagaaaattctaCTTTGGTTAACAACCGTGTGGATTGGAAGGAGACTCGAGAATCCCATGTGTTCAAAGCTGATCTTCCTAGGCTCAacaaagaggaagtgaaggttGAAGTTGAAGATGACAGAGTGCTCCAAATAAGTGAAGAGAGGAAAATggagaaggaagagaagaaagacACGTGGCATAGAGTGGAGCGCAGCAGCGGCAAGTTCTTGAGGAGGTTTAGGCTTCCTGAAAATGCAAAAATGGATCAGATTAAGGCTTCCATGGAGAATGGTGTTCTCACTGTGATTGTTCCTAAGGTGGAGGTGAAGAACCCTGATGTCAAATCCATTGAGATTTTTGGCTAA
- the LOC115993703 gene encoding 18.2 kDa class I heat shock protein-like, with product MSLIPSFFGSCRSNILDPFSLEIWDPFKDFPFSLESQFAKENSTLVNTHVDWKETRESHVFKVDLPGLNKEEVKVEVEDDRVLQITGERKMEKEEKKDIWHRVERNSGKFLRRFRLLENAKMDQIKASMEYGVLTVTVPKVEVKKPDVKSIEISG from the coding sequence ATGTCGCTAATTCCAAGCTTCTTTGGTAGCTGTCGAAGCAACATCTTAGACCCATTCTCACTCGAGATTTGGGACCCTTTTAAGGATTTTCCATTCTCATTGGAATCTCaatttgcaaaagaaaattctaCTTTGGTTAACACCCATGTGGATTGGAAGGAGACCCGAGAATCCCATGTGTTCAAAGTTGATCTTCCTGGGCTCAACAAAGAAGAAGTGAAGGTTGAAGTTGAAGATGATAGAGTGCTCCAAATAACCGGAGAGAGGAAAATggagaaggaagagaagaaagacATATGGCATAGAGTGGAGCGCAATAGCGGCAAGTTCTTGAGGAGGTTTAGGCTTCTTGAGAATGCAAAGATGGATCAAATTAAGGCTTCCATGGAGTATGGTGTTCTCACTGTGACTGTTCCTAAGGTGGAGGTGAAGAAGCCTGATGTCAAATCCATTGAGATTTCTGGCTAA